One stretch of Bordetella avium DNA includes these proteins:
- a CDS encoding 5-oxoprolinase subunit C family protein — MSITVLKPGMLSTFQDEGRYGYQHQGIPVAGAMDESAHQLANMLAGNSARPATLEITLSGPMLRFDEPACFAITGADLSATLDGRALPLCRPLIARAGSVLAFGKPVQGARAYLAVYGGFALTPVMRSGSTYLRSGFGGLQGRALRKDDRIGLARRLRTDALDALAQTLWAKRIYLPATLRSSPREQIRVLPGPHWAEFTERTHHEFLHQAFRITPQSDRMGFRLQGPPLLMDQPRQILSEATCFGTIQVPAGGEAIVLMADRQTTGGYPKLAQVASIDLPALAQRLPGDTLRFAPIALEEAQALDAGRARAFAALHDSLQPLRDELLQAIDTKESRA, encoded by the coding sequence ATGAGCATCACCGTGCTTAAACCCGGCATGCTCTCAACCTTCCAGGACGAGGGCCGCTACGGCTATCAGCATCAGGGCATCCCCGTGGCGGGCGCCATGGACGAAAGCGCCCACCAACTGGCCAATATGCTGGCAGGCAACAGCGCGCGTCCTGCCACGCTGGAGATCACCCTGTCTGGCCCAATGCTGCGCTTTGACGAGCCCGCCTGTTTCGCCATTACAGGCGCTGACCTGAGCGCAACGCTGGACGGTCGGGCTCTGCCCCTTTGCCGCCCTCTCATCGCCCGGGCAGGCAGCGTACTGGCCTTCGGTAAGCCGGTCCAGGGCGCCCGCGCCTACCTGGCGGTCTATGGCGGTTTCGCGCTCACGCCCGTCATGCGCAGCGGCAGCACCTATCTGCGAAGCGGATTCGGCGGCTTACAAGGGCGCGCTTTGCGCAAGGACGACCGCATCGGCCTGGCGCGCAGGCTGCGCACGGATGCCCTCGATGCCTTGGCCCAAACGCTTTGGGCCAAGCGGATTTATCTGCCCGCAACCCTGCGCAGCTCGCCGCGCGAACAAATACGGGTTCTGCCCGGACCGCATTGGGCGGAATTTACGGAGCGCACCCACCACGAGTTTTTGCACCAGGCTTTTCGCATCACCCCGCAGTCCGATCGCATGGGCTTTCGCTTACAAGGCCCGCCCTTATTGATGGATCAGCCCCGCCAGATTCTTTCCGAGGCCACCTGTTTTGGCACGATACAAGTGCCTGCGGGTGGCGAAGCCATTGTCTTGATGGCAGATCGTCAGACCACGGGCGGCTATCCCAAGCTGGCCCAGGTCGCGAGCATCGACCTGCCTGCACTAGCGCAACGCCTGCCGGGCGACACGCTGCGCTTCGCGCCGATTGCGCTGGAAGAAGCGCAGGCGCTGGATGCGGGGCGCGCACGCGCTTTCGCAGCGCTGCACGACAGCTTGCAGCCCTTGCGCGACGAATTACTACAAGCCATCGACACCAAGGAGTCCCGAGCATGA
- the phoR gene encoding phosphate regulon sensor histidine kinase PhoR produces MIWLRTLSLIALWGGLSLLLHSLAGSPAGWVFFSLSMMGMVLWRSWRLQRVSDWAHNPESAPPAGVGPWEDILAPLYRYTRARRRELAELQDTMQGMLAAAQALPDGVVTLNEDFQIEWGNRVARRHLNLRLPADRGQNLLNLLRAPEFVAYAQRGVWPEPILVRVGQSGQERVMMIQMAAYATSRRLLISRDVTQIEKLETTRRDFVANVSHELRTPLTVLAGFLETLHDMPPEALGEEQRSQYLAMMLEQAQRMQAIVEDLLTLSTLESSPGSDPVAVNISTLLLTARQQAEALSGGRHQFEWHIAPDLDVLGNGTELASALSNLLTNAVRYTPEGGHITVRWEATPDGGACYSVRDTGIGIPARHIPRLTERFYRVDRGRSRAAGGTGLGLAITKHIVLRHDAELLIKSEPGKGSVFSLLFPSERVVPGDAASSRPS; encoded by the coding sequence ATGATCTGGCTGCGTACGCTCTCGCTGATCGCCCTGTGGGGGGGGCTCAGTCTTCTGCTTCATAGTCTGGCCGGTTCACCCGCCGGCTGGGTGTTTTTTTCGCTGTCCATGATGGGCATGGTGTTGTGGCGGAGCTGGCGCCTGCAACGTGTCTCAGATTGGGCGCATAACCCCGAATCGGCGCCTCCCGCCGGCGTAGGCCCCTGGGAAGACATTCTCGCCCCGCTCTACCGCTACACCCGCGCCCGCCGCCGCGAGCTGGCCGAATTGCAGGACACCATGCAAGGCATGCTGGCTGCCGCCCAGGCGCTGCCGGACGGCGTGGTGACCCTCAATGAAGACTTCCAGATCGAATGGGGCAACCGGGTGGCGCGCCGCCACCTTAACCTGCGCCTGCCTGCGGACCGTGGGCAGAATTTGCTCAATCTGTTGCGCGCGCCGGAGTTCGTGGCTTATGCGCAGCGCGGCGTCTGGCCCGAGCCCATTCTCGTGCGTGTGGGTCAGAGCGGCCAGGAACGGGTCATGATGATTCAAATGGCCGCTTACGCCACCAGCCGCCGGTTGCTCATCTCGCGCGATGTGACGCAGATCGAAAAACTGGAAACCACCCGACGCGATTTCGTCGCCAACGTATCGCATGAACTGCGCACGCCGCTCACCGTGCTGGCGGGCTTTCTGGAAACGCTGCACGACATGCCGCCCGAAGCCTTGGGTGAGGAGCAGCGCAGCCAATATCTGGCGATGATGCTCGAACAAGCGCAGCGCATGCAGGCCATCGTCGAAGACTTGCTGACGCTGTCCACGCTGGAGTCTTCGCCCGGTTCCGATCCAGTGGCGGTCAACATCTCGACCCTGCTGCTGACAGCACGCCAGCAGGCCGAGGCCCTGTCCGGCGGACGGCATCAGTTCGAATGGCATATCGCGCCAGATCTGGATGTATTGGGCAACGGCACGGAACTGGCTTCGGCCTTGTCCAATCTGCTGACCAATGCGGTGCGCTACACCCCCGAAGGCGGCCACATCACCGTGCGCTGGGAAGCCACGCCCGATGGCGGCGCCTGCTACAGCGTGCGCGACACCGGCATCGGCATTCCGGCGCGGCATATCCCGCGCCTGACCGAACGCTTCTACCGCGTGGACCGGGGCCGCTCGCGCGCCGCCGGCGGTACGGGTCTGGGGCTGGCCATCACCAAGCACATCGTGCTGCGCCACGATGCCGAGCTCCTGATCAAAAGCGAGCCCGGCAAGGGCAGCGTTTTCTCGCTACTATTTCCGTCCGAACGCGTCGTGCCGGGCGACGCCGCATCAAGCAGGCCGTCCTGA
- a CDS encoding VOC family protein: protein MSTQTAIPPFHLAFPVRDLAEARKFYGELLGCSEGRSSPEWIDFNFYGHQIVAHLAPGECGANATNAVDSHNVPVRHFGVVLSMDQWDAMAKKLTDAGTDFVIEPYIRFKGEVGEQATMFFLDPSGNALEFKAFKNIESLFAK, encoded by the coding sequence ATGAGCACCCAAACCGCCATTCCTCCCTTCCACCTCGCCTTTCCGGTGCGTGATCTGGCCGAAGCCCGCAAGTTCTATGGCGAACTGCTGGGCTGTTCCGAAGGGCGCAGCTCGCCCGAGTGGATCGATTTCAATTTTTACGGCCACCAGATCGTGGCGCACCTGGCACCGGGCGAATGCGGCGCAAATGCGACCAATGCCGTAGACTCGCACAATGTGCCCGTACGTCATTTCGGCGTGGTGCTTTCGATGGATCAATGGGACGCCATGGCCAAGAAGCTGACGGACGCAGGCACGGACTTCGTGATCGAACCCTATATCCGCTTCAAGGGTGAAGTCGGCGAGCAAGCCACCATGTTCTTCCTCGACCCCTCGGGCAACGCCCTGGAATTCAAGGCTTTCAAGAACATCGAGTCCCTGTTCGCCAAATAA
- the phoB gene encoding phosphate regulon transcriptional regulator PhoB — translation MSSTILVVEDEPAIQELIAVNLSFAGHKVLRAFDAEQAQTLIRAELPDLILLDWMLPGMSGLSLARKLRDDERTRNVPVIMLTAKGAEQDKVDGLEAGADDYITKPFSPKELMARIKAVLRRRAPQLTDDIIDVGGLKLDPVTHRLSGDSQALQIGPTEFRLLHFFMTHPERVFSRSQLLDQVWGDHVFVEERTVDVHIRRLRKALEPTGHDAHVETVRGSGYRFTAQIPAR, via the coding sequence ATGTCTAGCACTATTCTTGTCGTCGAAGACGAACCCGCCATCCAGGAACTAATCGCGGTCAACCTCTCTTTCGCCGGCCACAAGGTCTTGCGCGCATTCGACGCCGAACAGGCTCAGACGCTGATCCGCGCCGAATTGCCCGATCTCATCCTGCTGGACTGGATGCTCCCGGGCATGTCAGGCCTGTCACTGGCGCGCAAACTGCGCGACGATGAGCGCACCCGCAATGTCCCAGTGATCATGCTGACGGCCAAGGGCGCCGAGCAGGACAAAGTGGACGGCCTGGAGGCCGGCGCCGACGACTACATCACCAAGCCTTTCTCGCCCAAAGAGCTGATGGCCCGGATCAAAGCGGTGCTGCGCCGCCGTGCGCCTCAGCTCACCGACGACATCATCGACGTGGGCGGCCTCAAACTGGACCCAGTGACGCACCGCCTGTCCGGCGACAGTCAGGCGCTGCAAATCGGGCCGACCGAGTTCCGTCTGCTGCATTTTTTCATGACCCATCCTGAACGCGTCTTCTCGCGCTCGCAGTTGCTGGATCAGGTCTGGGGCGATCATGTGTTCGTCGAAGAACGTACGGTAGATGTGCATATCCGCCGCCTTCGCAAGGCGCTGGAGCCCACAGGCCATGATGCGCACGTCGAAACGGTGCGTGGCAGCGGCTACCGCTTTACCGCCCAGATCCCCGCGCGGTAA
- a CDS encoding Tim44 domain-containing protein — protein sequence MSTKFGLSRVLAAALIAVSGAALITASFDAEARRAGGGSSVGRQSSNVTTQRQATTPPATPGAGTTAGAAAGTAAAGTAAAGAAAKSGASRWLGPLAGIAAGLGLAALFSSLGLGGALAEFLSSALLIGLVVFAVLFIVRRLRGASAQRPAMQGAYGGVGSQQAAQTQQPMWREASMPAAAPVAAAAPAALPKAGEDGNWFVPGDFDTPRFLQQAKEQFVRIQAIWDSGNVDNLRDLLTDDLIAEFKPQLEARGNEVNKTEVVLLNAELLGIETVSDGHLASVRFSGMLREAPGAEAFRFEEVWNLFKPTTGGWLLAGIQQIPVDQAS from the coding sequence ATGTCCACCAAGTTTGGCCTTTCCCGAGTGCTGGCAGCGGCCCTGATCGCCGTGTCCGGCGCCGCGCTGATTACCGCGTCTTTCGACGCGGAAGCGCGTCGCGCCGGCGGCGGTTCCAGCGTCGGCCGCCAGTCTTCCAATGTCACCACGCAGCGCCAGGCCACCACGCCGCCGGCTACGCCGGGCGCTGGCACCACGGCGGGTGCCGCGGCAGGCACTGCAGCGGCCGGCACGGCAGCCGCTGGCGCCGCCGCCAAGAGCGGCGCTTCGCGTTGGCTCGGGCCGCTCGCCGGTATCGCCGCAGGTCTGGGCCTGGCAGCGCTGTTTTCCAGCCTGGGTCTGGGCGGCGCCTTGGCCGAATTCCTCAGCAGCGCTCTGCTGATCGGTCTGGTGGTTTTCGCGGTGTTGTTCATCGTGCGCCGTCTGCGCGGCGCGTCCGCGCAGCGTCCGGCCATGCAGGGCGCTTATGGCGGGGTCGGCAGTCAGCAAGCTGCGCAAACGCAGCAACCGATGTGGCGCGAGGCTTCCATGCCCGCAGCCGCCCCGGTCGCAGCGGCTGCGCCGGCAGCCTTGCCCAAGGCGGGCGAAGACGGCAATTGGTTCGTTCCTGGTGATTTCGACACCCCGCGTTTCCTGCAACAGGCCAAAGAACAATTCGTTCGCATCCAGGCCATCTGGGACAGCGGCAACGTCGACAATCTGCGTGACCTGCTCACCGATGACCTGATCGCCGAGTTCAAGCCGCAGCTCGAAGCGCGTGGCAATGAAGTGAACAAGACCGAAGTCGTGCTGCTCAACGCCGAGTTGCTGGGCATTGAAACGGTTTCCGATGGCCACCTCGCCAGCGTGCGCTTCTCCGGCATGCTGCGTGAAGCGCCGGGCGCCGAGGCCTTCCGCTTCGAAGAAGTCTGGAACCTGTTCAAGCCCACCACGGGCGGCTGGCTCCTCGCCGGTATTCAACAGATTCCTGTGGACCAGGCTAGCTGA
- a CDS encoding LysR family transcriptional regulator has product MLREYKTFVAVAREGSFTGAGRQLGLTQSAVSAQIHRLEDHLGLSLFDRSAKAAVLNTQGRELLPQAEALLAMADRMVSQAGGRVSGVLRMGAIASVQQDLLVRALQPFRATYPDVRIRVVPGVSLSLLGQVDAGEVDLVVLIRPPFALPPELDWHLLLSEPMVLAVSKATPLRPWRDLLETEPFIRYDRSSFGGRLVDSFLRRHRITVREAVELDEIDALANMARAGLGVALLPRTRRLDAQGLRLIDLGEPGFTREIGVIGRLSRSPLVEKMVECLGQAVLGQAVLGQAGPEGPAA; this is encoded by the coding sequence ATGCTGAGAGAGTACAAGACCTTTGTCGCCGTGGCACGTGAGGGCAGCTTCACGGGCGCGGGCCGCCAGCTGGGGCTGACCCAGTCGGCCGTCAGTGCCCAGATTCACCGTCTGGAGGACCACCTGGGGCTGAGCCTCTTTGACCGCAGCGCCAAGGCGGCCGTGCTCAATACCCAGGGGCGTGAACTATTGCCCCAGGCCGAGGCCTTGCTGGCCATGGCCGATCGCATGGTGAGCCAGGCGGGCGGACGTGTGAGCGGTGTGCTGCGCATGGGTGCGATTGCCTCGGTGCAGCAGGATTTGCTGGTGCGCGCTTTACAACCCTTTCGCGCCACCTATCCGGATGTGCGGATACGCGTCGTACCGGGGGTGTCACTGTCGCTGCTGGGTCAGGTCGATGCGGGAGAGGTCGATCTGGTAGTGCTCATCCGGCCGCCTTTCGCCTTGCCTCCTGAGCTGGACTGGCATCTTTTGCTGAGCGAACCCATGGTGCTCGCCGTCAGTAAGGCCACGCCGCTCAGGCCCTGGCGCGATCTCTTGGAAACCGAGCCTTTTATCCGTTATGACCGTTCATCGTTTGGCGGAAGGTTGGTCGATAGTTTTCTGCGCCGCCATCGCATTACGGTGCGAGAAGCCGTAGAGCTGGATGAGATCGATGCCTTGGCTAATATGGCCCGCGCCGGATTGGGCGTGGCTTTGCTGCCGCGCACCCGCCGTCTGGATGCGCAAGGCCTGCGTCTCATCGACCTGGGCGAGCCGGGCTTTACGCGCGAAATCGGTGTGATCGGACGCCTGTCGCGTTCGCCACTGGTGGAAAAAATGGTGGAGTGTCTGGGGCAGGCCGTCCTGGGGCAGGCCGTCCTGGGGCAGGCCGGGCCAGAAGGCCCGGCCGCCTGA
- a CDS encoding LamB/YcsF family protein: MSKTLDLNCDMGESYGAWPMGNDSAVLPLVSSANIACGFHGGDPGTMRKTVALALANGVAIGAHPSLPDLGGFGRRVMQITPQEAYDMVVYQLGALAAVVASQGARLHHVKAHGALYNMAAKDAALARAICAAVRDVDRELMVYGLAGSVWISEAQAAGLRVAQEVFADRSYQEDGSLTPRTQAGAMITDAEQAVAQVLQMVLDGSVTSLTGKRVPLTADTLCIHGDQPDALRFASAIRHALSARNIRVQAA, from the coding sequence ATGAGCAAAACCCTGGATCTGAACTGCGACATGGGCGAGAGCTATGGCGCCTGGCCGATGGGCAACGACTCCGCCGTCCTGCCCTTGGTCAGCTCGGCCAATATCGCCTGTGGCTTTCATGGCGGCGATCCCGGCACGATGCGCAAAACGGTAGCCCTGGCGCTGGCAAACGGCGTGGCCATCGGCGCGCATCCTAGTCTGCCCGATCTTGGCGGCTTCGGGCGGCGCGTGATGCAGATCACGCCGCAGGAGGCCTATGACATGGTGGTATATCAGTTGGGTGCGTTGGCTGCGGTGGTCGCATCACAAGGCGCCCGCCTGCATCACGTGAAAGCGCATGGCGCGCTCTACAACATGGCCGCCAAGGACGCGGCCCTGGCGCGGGCCATTTGCGCGGCCGTGCGCGATGTGGACCGCGAACTGATGGTTTATGGCCTGGCTGGCAGCGTCTGGATCAGCGAGGCGCAGGCTGCCGGTCTGCGCGTCGCGCAAGAGGTTTTCGCTGACCGTTCTTATCAAGAGGATGGCAGCCTGACCCCGCGCACCCAGGCCGGCGCCATGATTACCGACGCCGAGCAGGCAGTAGCCCAGGTGTTACAGATGGTGCTGGACGGCAGCGTCACCAGCCTGACTGGCAAGCGGGTGCCGCTGACCGCCGACACGCTGTGCATCCACGGAGACCAACCCGACGCCCTGCGTTTTGCCAGCGCCATCCGCCATGCTTTGTCGGCGCGGAATATCCGCGTGCAGGCCGCTTAA
- the ubiE gene encoding bifunctional demethylmenaquinone methyltransferase/2-methoxy-6-polyprenyl-1,4-benzoquinol methylase UbiE yields MQNRSSSPDSSSAGNTHFGFQSVPEGDKANKVAEVFHSVAARYDVMNDLMSAGLHRVWKAFTIGRANVRPGMKVLDIAGGTGDLARAFAKRAGPSGEVWLTDINDSMLRVGRDRLTDGGLILPLAVCDAEKLPFPDQYFDRVSVAFGLRNMTHKDRALAEMRRVLKPGGKLLVLEFSRVAKPLAPAYDWYSFNVLPWLGKKVANDEASYRYLAESIRMHPDQDTLADMMRAVGLDRVQYFNLTAGVAALHEGVRLG; encoded by the coding sequence ATGCAAAACCGTTCCTCTTCTCCCGATTCGTCGTCGGCCGGCAACACTCATTTCGGCTTTCAATCCGTCCCGGAGGGCGATAAAGCGAATAAAGTGGCCGAAGTCTTCCATTCGGTCGCCGCCCGCTACGATGTCATGAATGATCTGATGTCCGCCGGACTGCACCGTGTCTGGAAAGCCTTTACCATCGGCCGCGCCAACGTACGTCCCGGCATGAAGGTCCTGGACATCGCGGGCGGCACGGGCGACCTAGCCCGAGCATTCGCCAAGCGCGCTGGCCCGAGCGGCGAAGTGTGGCTGACCGACATCAATGACTCCATGCTGCGCGTGGGCCGCGACCGCCTGACCGATGGCGGCCTCATTTTGCCGCTTGCGGTCTGTGACGCCGAGAAGCTGCCTTTCCCAGACCAATATTTTGACCGCGTCAGCGTGGCTTTCGGTCTGCGCAACATGACACATAAAGACCGGGCGCTGGCCGAAATGCGCCGCGTGCTCAAGCCGGGCGGCAAGCTGCTGGTGCTGGAATTCTCCCGCGTGGCCAAGCCCCTGGCGCCGGCCTACGACTGGTATTCCTTCAATGTGCTGCCCTGGCTGGGCAAAAAAGTCGCCAATGACGAGGCGAGTTACCGTTACCTGGCCGAATCCATCCGCATGCATCCTGACCAGGACACGCTGGCTGACATGATGCGGGCCGTTGGCCTGGATCGGGTGCAGTACTTCAATCTGACAGCCGGCGTGGCGGCCCTGCACGAAGGGGTACGCCTGGGCTGA
- a CDS encoding GntR family transcriptional regulator has protein sequence MPLDDFHLQAKAPATIPYFLKEQVRELIIDGRFRPGQPLREQELEQRFGTSRSPIREALRLLELTGLVVHVQRKGFRVRRYSEVEIRQIYALRAELAAYSLLQLANLNFDKLLESMRAYDRVLARAHLDQDVRAYAGNLRDFHLLAARFTANTPLEDALSRLYEQVEPTRHIYLRHAMSQLPYDAFHAKVLHAITDGDLPRAAAMTRSDVLATVVNIVQVYEMAAGDGLS, from the coding sequence ATGCCGCTGGACGACTTTCATTTGCAGGCCAAAGCGCCAGCCACGATCCCCTATTTCCTCAAGGAACAAGTCCGCGAGCTGATTATTGATGGCAGGTTTAGGCCGGGTCAGCCCTTGAGGGAGCAGGAACTCGAACAGCGTTTCGGCACGAGTCGCAGCCCCATACGCGAGGCGCTGCGTCTGCTGGAGCTTACGGGCTTGGTCGTACATGTGCAGCGCAAGGGTTTCCGCGTGCGGCGCTATAGCGAAGTCGAAATTCGCCAGATTTATGCGCTGCGGGCTGAGCTGGCCGCCTACAGCCTGCTGCAACTGGCGAACTTGAATTTCGATAAATTATTGGAATCGATGCGGGCGTACGACCGCGTGCTGGCGCGCGCCCACCTCGATCAGGACGTGCGCGCCTACGCGGGCAATCTGCGCGATTTCCATTTGCTGGCTGCGCGTTTTACCGCCAATACGCCGCTGGAAGACGCCTTGAGCCGTCTGTACGAGCAGGTGGAGCCCACGCGGCATATCTATCTGCGTCACGCGATGTCGCAATTACCCTATGACGCGTTTCATGCCAAGGTGCTGCATGCCATCACGGATGGCGACCTGCCGCGTGCAGCCGCCATGACCCGCAGCGATGTGCTGGCCACCGTGGTCAATATCGTCCAGGTTTATGAAATGGCCGCTGGGGATGGGCTTTCTTAA
- the pxpB gene encoding 5-oxoprolinase subunit PxpB — MPLSASLENPSAWRIIPQGDRCLLVILGDTIHEATGRHCLSLARQIRAADWPGVVDVVPSFTTVAVHYRQLPQGGPAHESLAARLRTLLAQGIQADTACGREVELPVCYGRRHGPDLVAVAQACRLSPDEVIGLHSQAGSMVYMLGFAPGLAYIGVHDERLNLPRRDSPRTEVPPGSVAIANRQTVVYPGRLPGGWHIIGATPLTMFDPAREPAAWLQPGDRIRFVPIDEATFDRLQAEQP; from the coding sequence TTGCCGTTGTCAGCTTCTCTAGAAAACCCGTCCGCATGGCGCATTATTCCCCAGGGTGACCGCTGCCTGCTTGTTATCCTGGGCGACACCATCCATGAGGCCACGGGCCGTCATTGCCTGAGTCTGGCGCGGCAAATCCGTGCGGCGGACTGGCCCGGTGTGGTCGATGTCGTCCCCTCGTTCACCACGGTCGCCGTGCATTACCGGCAGTTGCCGCAAGGCGGCCCGGCGCACGAGTCGCTCGCCGCGCGCCTGCGCACGCTACTGGCGCAAGGCATTCAAGCCGATACGGCTTGCGGCCGCGAGGTGGAACTCCCCGTTTGCTACGGAAGGCGGCACGGCCCCGACCTGGTTGCTGTGGCGCAGGCCTGCCGCCTCTCACCAGACGAAGTCATTGGCCTGCATTCGCAGGCGGGCAGCATGGTCTATATGCTCGGCTTCGCGCCGGGGCTGGCTTACATCGGCGTGCACGATGAGCGCTTGAACCTGCCTCGCCGCGACTCGCCGCGCACCGAAGTCCCCCCCGGCTCGGTGGCGATTGCCAACCGCCAGACTGTTGTCTACCCAGGCCGGCTGCCAGGCGGCTGGCATATCATCGGCGCCACGCCGCTGACGATGTTCGACCCCGCGCGCGAACCGGCAGCCTGGCTACAGCCCGGGGACCGTATCCGCTTTGTTCCCATCGACGAAGCCACGTTTGACCGCCTCCAGGCGGAGCAGCCATGA
- a CDS encoding DUF411 domain-containing protein produces the protein MTLRRRLLGAALLLPLTAPVAVRAASAPVIDIWKTPTCGCCGDWADHLRGAGFRVQVHEVSDTDPVRKRAGIAPQYASCHTGLVGGYAIEGHVPAQDIQRLLSERPEAAGLAVPAMPVGSPGMDGPAYGGRRDPYDVLLVQTNGQSRVWRAIR, from the coding sequence ATGACGCTGCGCCGCCGCTTACTGGGCGCAGCCCTGCTGCTGCCCCTGACCGCCCCCGTGGCCGTGCGCGCCGCGTCAGCCCCTGTCATCGACATCTGGAAAACCCCCACTTGCGGCTGCTGCGGCGACTGGGCGGATCACCTACGTGGCGCCGGCTTTCGCGTGCAAGTACACGAGGTGAGCGACACCGATCCTGTGCGCAAACGCGCCGGCATCGCGCCACAGTACGCGTCCTGCCATACAGGCCTGGTCGGCGGCTACGCCATCGAAGGCCATGTGCCGGCGCAAGACATCCAACGCTTGCTGTCCGAGCGCCCCGAAGCCGCCGGGCTGGCAGTGCCTGCCATGCCAGTAGGCAGCCCCGGGATGGACGGGCCTGCTTATGGCGGGCGGCGCGACCCCTACGATGTGTTGTTGGTGCAAACCAATGGCCAGTCCCGTGTCTGGCGGGCAATACGCTGA
- the serA gene encoding phosphoglycerate dehydrogenase has translation MAQIVLFENVHPSARAVFEAAGYSDIATYSSALPAAELRTALAGAEVVGIRSRTHLDAELIAALPDVRVIGCFCIGTNQVDVDAAMKRGIPVFNAPFSNTRSVAELVLAEAILLLRRIPEKNLRVHQGHWDKSAAGAFEARGKTLGIIGYGNIGSQISTLAEAIGLRVVYFDVEAKLPLGNARAAASLSELLAQSDVVTLHVPGGKSTENIINADTLAQMRRGAILINASRGTVVDIEALHSALRSGHLAGAALDVFPTEPKGPDEALASPLIGLPNVILTPHIGGSTQESQENIGREVAEKLVRFLQAGTTKTAVNFPELSYVEPAGAARLLHVHRNAPGALGTLTSLLAEHGLNIVSQTLQTRGQIGYVLTDVDGIVDDALIAALRQHPITVRCDRL, from the coding sequence ATGGCACAAATCGTTTTGTTCGAGAACGTTCATCCCAGCGCCCGCGCGGTCTTTGAAGCCGCGGGCTATTCCGATATCGCCACCTACAGCTCGGCCCTGCCTGCGGCAGAGTTACGCACCGCGCTAGCAGGCGCCGAAGTGGTGGGAATCCGCTCTCGTACCCATCTCGACGCCGAGCTGATTGCCGCGCTGCCGGATGTCCGCGTGATTGGCTGCTTCTGCATCGGCACCAATCAGGTCGATGTCGATGCCGCCATGAAGCGCGGTATCCCGGTGTTCAACGCACCGTTTTCCAACACCCGTTCCGTCGCCGAACTGGTGTTGGCTGAAGCGATTTTGCTGCTGCGCCGCATTCCCGAGAAGAACCTGCGCGTGCACCAGGGGCATTGGGACAAGAGCGCAGCCGGCGCCTTTGAAGCGCGCGGCAAGACGCTGGGCATCATCGGTTACGGCAATATCGGCTCGCAGATCAGCACACTGGCCGAGGCCATCGGGCTGCGCGTGGTGTACTTCGATGTCGAGGCCAAACTGCCCCTGGGCAACGCCCGCGCTGCCGCGTCCCTGAGCGAACTGCTGGCGCAATCCGACGTGGTGACGCTGCATGTGCCAGGCGGGAAAAGCACCGAGAACATCATCAATGCCGACACGCTGGCGCAGATGCGCCGGGGCGCCATTCTGATCAATGCTTCACGCGGTACGGTTGTAGACATCGAGGCGCTGCACTCGGCGTTGCGCAGCGGCCACCTGGCCGGCGCAGCGCTGGATGTGTTCCCAACCGAACCTAAGGGGCCGGACGAAGCGCTGGCCAGCCCGCTCATCGGCCTGCCCAATGTGATCCTGACCCCGCACATCGGCGGCAGCACCCAGGAATCGCAAGAGAACATCGGCCGTGAAGTCGCCGAGAAACTGGTGCGTTTCCTGCAAGCGGGCACCACCAAAACGGCGGTCAACTTCCCAGAACTGTCTTATGTGGAGCCGGCCGGCGCGGCACGCCTTCTGCATGTGCACCGCAACGCGCCGGGCGCGCTGGGCACCTTGACCAGTCTGTTGGCCGAACACGGCCTGAACATTGTCAGCCAGACTCTGCAAACCCGTGGCCAGATCGGCTACGTGCTCACCGATGTGGATGGCATCGTCGATGATGCGCTGATCGCGGCATTGCGCCAGCATCCTATCACCGTGCGCTGCGACCGCCTCTAA